A DNA window from Candidatus Baltobacteraceae bacterium contains the following coding sequences:
- the fusA gene encoding elongation factor G codes for MATREYPLERTRNIGIAAHIDAGKTTCTERILFYTGRVHKIGEVHDGAATMDWMVQEQERGITITSAATATTWRDTRINIIDTPGHVDFTVEVERSLRVLDGLVALFDSVAAVQPQSETVWRQANKYKVPRIIFVNKMDRMGADFFNVVEKIRERLGGNAVPVQVPIGAEDNFKGIVDLFTMKKVVYTDDLGSTMEQEDVEGELKDVAMKWRQNLVEAIAEQDDELLEMFFEGKDLPIDRMKTALRKACIAGTVLPMLCGSAFKNKGVQPLLDAVVDYMPSPIDAKKIVGKDPKSGEEIVRQPSDNEPFCALGFKIATDPYGNLTYFRVYSGVLEKGSYVLNSRTGRKERIGRILRMHANHREDIDSIGAGDIAAAVGLADTRTGDTLCDEKHPITLESITFPEPVISQAIEPKTKGDQDKLGTALTRLAQEDPTFRMRTDEETQQTIIAGMGELHLEIILDRLRREFKVEANVGKPQVAYKEAITKTVEKQGKFIRQSGGKGQYGDIWLKVEPQEPGTGFIFEWKIVGGRVPKEYSKAVQEGIRESAQSGVLAGFPVLDFKVTAFDGSYHDVDSSEMAFKIAASMGWKEANRAAGPILLEPIMKVEVTTPKDYYGAITGDLNRRRGIIMGTEEAPGGAQVITANVPLSEMFGYATDMRSATQGRATYTMEFAHYEKAPRSIEEEIVAKSTGAKKSA; via the coding sequence ATGGCAACGAGAGAATATCCGCTCGAACGGACGCGGAACATCGGCATTGCCGCGCACATCGACGCGGGCAAGACCACGTGTACCGAACGCATCCTTTTTTACACCGGCCGCGTGCACAAGATCGGCGAAGTGCACGACGGCGCCGCGACGATGGACTGGATGGTCCAAGAGCAGGAGCGCGGCATCACGATTACGTCGGCCGCGACCGCGACGACGTGGCGCGACACGCGTATCAACATCATCGATACGCCCGGCCACGTCGACTTTACCGTTGAGGTCGAACGCTCGCTGCGCGTGCTCGACGGTCTCGTCGCGCTGTTCGACTCGGTTGCCGCCGTGCAGCCGCAGTCGGAGACCGTCTGGCGCCAAGCCAACAAATATAAAGTTCCGCGCATCATCTTCGTCAACAAGATGGACCGCATGGGCGCCGACTTTTTCAACGTCGTTGAAAAGATTCGCGAACGCCTCGGCGGCAACGCCGTCCCGGTCCAAGTGCCGATCGGTGCCGAAGACAACTTCAAGGGCATCGTCGATCTCTTCACGATGAAGAAGGTCGTCTACACCGACGATCTCGGCTCGACGATGGAGCAAGAAGACGTCGAGGGCGAGCTCAAGGATGTCGCCATGAAGTGGCGACAGAATCTCGTCGAAGCTATCGCCGAGCAGGACGACGAGCTGCTCGAGATGTTCTTCGAAGGCAAAGATCTGCCCATCGATCGCATGAAGACGGCGTTGCGCAAGGCGTGTATCGCCGGCACCGTGCTGCCGATGCTCTGCGGTTCCGCGTTTAAGAACAAGGGCGTGCAGCCGCTGCTCGACGCCGTCGTCGACTACATGCCGTCGCCGATCGACGCAAAGAAGATCGTCGGTAAGGATCCCAAGAGCGGTGAAGAGATCGTCCGCCAGCCCAGCGACAACGAACCGTTTTGCGCGCTCGGCTTCAAGATTGCTACCGATCCCTATGGCAACCTGACGTATTTCCGCGTCTATTCCGGCGTGCTCGAAAAGGGCAGCTACGTGCTGAACTCGCGCACCGGGCGCAAGGAGCGTATCGGCCGCATTCTGCGCATGCACGCCAATCATCGCGAAGACATCGATTCGATCGGCGCAGGCGACATCGCCGCAGCGGTCGGTCTGGCCGACACGCGCACCGGCGACACGCTCTGCGACGAGAAGCACCCGATCACGCTCGAGTCGATCACGTTCCCGGAGCCGGTCATCTCGCAAGCCATCGAACCGAAGACCAAAGGCGATCAGGACAAGCTGGGTACCGCGCTAACGCGCTTGGCGCAAGAAGACCCGACCTTCCGCATGCGCACCGACGAGGAGACCCAGCAAACGATTATCGCCGGGATGGGCGAGCTGCATCTCGAGATCATTCTCGACCGTCTGCGCCGCGAGTTCAAGGTCGAGGCCAACGTCGGTAAACCGCAAGTGGCGTACAAAGAAGCGATCACGAAAACGGTCGAAAAACAAGGCAAGTTCATTCGTCAATCGGGCGGTAAAGGACAATACGGAGACATTTGGCTCAAGGTCGAACCGCAAGAACCCGGTACGGGATTTATCTTCGAATGGAAGATCGTCGGCGGTAGGGTTCCCAAGGAATACTCCAAGGCCGTGCAAGAGGGCATTCGCGAGTCGGCGCAGAGCGGCGTGCTCGCCGGATTCCCGGTGCTCGACTTCAAGGTGACGGCGTTCGACGGTTCATACCACGACGTCGACTCGTCGGAAATGGCCTTTAAGATCGCCGCGTCGATGGGCTGGAAGGAAGCCAATCGCGCTGCCGGTCCGATTCTGCTCGAGCCGATCATGAAAGTCGAAGTGACGACGCCCAAGGACTACTACGGGGCGATCACCGGCGATCTCAATCGTCGCCGCGGAATCATTATGGGAACGGAAGAAGCGCCGGGCGGCGCTCAGGTCATCACGGCAAACGTTCCACTTTCAGAGATGTTCGGTTACGCCACCGACATGCGGTCGGCGACGCAAGGCCGCGCGACGTACACGATGGAGTTCGCGCACTACGAGAAAGCGCCACGTTCGATCGAAGAAGAGATCGTCGCCAAGTCGACCGGCGCGAAGAAATCCGCATAA
- the rpsL gene encoding 30S ribosomal protein S12, with product MPTINQLVRRGREKTEQKVKTRAFRVILTGPKPGHPDLPTRNFEVAGNPQRRGVCTQVKTVTPKKPNSALRKVARVRLTNGEEVTAYIPGIGHNLQEHSVVLVRGGRVKDLPGVRYHIIRGTLDTAGAANRKQGRSKYGAKREKKK from the coding sequence TTGCCTACTATTAATCAGCTGGTTCGCCGGGGTCGCGAAAAGACCGAGCAAAAGGTCAAGACGCGTGCGTTCCGCGTGATCCTCACCGGACCCAAACCGGGCCATCCGGACTTGCCGACCCGTAACTTCGAAGTCGCGGGGAACCCGCAGCGCCGCGGCGTCTGCACGCAAGTCAAGACGGTTACGCCTAAGAAGCCGAACTCGGCGCTGCGTAAAGTCGCCCGCGTCCGGTTGACCAACGGCGAGGAAGTAACGGCGTACATCCCGGGCATCGGCCACAACCTGCAGGAGCACTCGGTCGTGCTCGTGCGCGGCGGCCGTGTGAAAGATTTGCCGGGCGTTCGCTATCACATCATTCGCGGCACGCTCGATACGGCCGGCGCCGCCAACCGCAAACAAGGTCGCTCCAAATACGGCGCTAAGCGCGAGAAGAAGAAGTAA
- the rpsG gene encoding 30S ribosomal protein S7, which yields MPRKGPAPKRQILPDGKFNSKVLARFINKVMLRGKKSTAEHITYGALDIIAEKTGRDPMDIFSQALSNAMPLVEVRPRRVGGATYQVPMEVRPDRRQAMAMRWLIAFARSRAGRSMEEKLANELLDASNNTGATIKKREDTHKMAEANKAFAHYRW from the coding sequence ATGCCACGCAAAGGTCCCGCTCCCAAGCGACAGATTCTGCCCGACGGCAAGTTCAATTCGAAAGTGCTCGCGCGCTTCATCAATAAGGTGATGCTGCGCGGCAAGAAGTCGACCGCCGAGCATATCACCTACGGCGCGCTCGATATCATTGCCGAGAAGACCGGACGCGATCCGATGGACATCTTCTCGCAAGCGTTATCCAACGCGATGCCGCTGGTCGAAGTCCGTCCGCGGCGCGTGGGCGGTGCGACCTACCAAGTTCCTATGGAAGTGCGCCCCGATCGCCGCCAGGCGATGGCGATGCGCTGGCTGATCGCTTTCGCGCGCTCTCGCGCCGGCCGCTCGATGGAAGAAAAACTCGCCAACGAGCTGCTCGACGCATCCAATAACACCGGCGCGACGATCAAGAAGCGCGAAGATACGCACAAGATGGCGGAGGCGAACAAAGCGTTCGCTCACTACCGCTGGTAA
- the aroH gene encoding chorismate mutase — protein sequence MSEDVPWRVRGIRGAISVERDEAEAIVTATKRLLGEMVARNDVELDDIASVLFSLTPDLHAGFPALAAREMGWVHVPMLHFAEIDVPGALAHCIRVLMHVNTTRALEAIEHVYLDKAAALRPDLAKRAAQLR from the coding sequence GTGAGTGAGGACGTGCCGTGGCGCGTTCGCGGCATTCGCGGTGCGATTTCGGTCGAACGCGACGAGGCCGAGGCGATCGTTACGGCGACCAAGCGTCTGCTCGGCGAGATGGTCGCGCGCAACGATGTGGAGCTCGACGATATCGCGTCGGTGCTCTTTAGCCTCACGCCCGATCTTCATGCCGGCTTTCCGGCGCTTGCCGCGCGCGAGATGGGCTGGGTGCACGTGCCGATGCTGCACTTCGCCGAAATCGACGTTCCCGGTGCGCTCGCCCATTGCATTCGCGTGCTGATGCACGTGAACACCACGCGCGCGCTCGAAGCGATCGAACACGTCTACCTCGACAAAGCGGCGGCGCTTCGACCGGACCTCGCTAAACGCGCGGCGCAACTCAGATGA
- a CDS encoding DUF302 domain-containing protein produces MSAATDIAYGRVVDVSLPFEGAVEATIRALEAEGFAVVTDFDIQASLQKKLGETFRPYRILGVCNAQLARAALSVEPQLGLLVPCNVVVQEIDGRVIVSAIDANLIVQTVRNRSLEHVAADANARLKRALNSIAR; encoded by the coding sequence ATGAGCGCAGCCACCGATATCGCCTACGGCCGGGTCGTCGACGTCAGCCTTCCATTCGAAGGTGCCGTCGAGGCGACCATCCGCGCGCTGGAGGCCGAGGGGTTCGCGGTCGTGACCGACTTCGACATCCAAGCCTCCCTACAAAAGAAGCTCGGCGAGACGTTCCGCCCGTATCGGATCCTGGGCGTCTGCAACGCTCAGCTCGCCCGGGCCGCGCTCTCGGTCGAACCCCAGCTCGGTCTCTTGGTCCCCTGCAACGTGGTCGTTCAGGAGATCGACGGACGCGTCATCGTTTCGGCGATCGACGCCAATCTCATCGTGCAAACGGTCCGGAACCGATCGCTCGAGCACGTGGCCGCCGACGCCAACGCGCGCCTAAAGCGTGCGCTCAACTCGATCGCACGATAA
- a CDS encoding prephenate dehydrogenase/arogenate dehydrogenase family protein has product MKENVLGILGTGLIGGSIGMRIRRNGGFVVGYDPDAGALAQAIEVGAIDMAATRDELYAQAGAVVVAAHVDDTIAELERLRNERAIRATLVIDVASVKRAIVDAAGCLPNFVATHPMAGREKSGVRAARADLFEAKTWAYVPSGDPRLDSRARAFIASLGSAPLAIDANEHDRIAALTSHAIQVLAWAYAERARELNPELVYALSGTAARELLRLGESDRQMWREILSANAENVEPVLRALALSCDRVERTL; this is encoded by the coding sequence ATGAAAGAGAACGTTCTCGGTATCCTCGGGACCGGGCTGATCGGCGGTTCGATCGGTATGCGGATTCGGCGCAACGGCGGCTTCGTCGTCGGCTACGACCCCGACGCCGGCGCGCTCGCACAAGCGATCGAGGTCGGGGCGATCGACATGGCGGCAACGCGCGACGAACTGTACGCGCAGGCCGGCGCGGTCGTCGTCGCGGCACACGTCGACGATACGATCGCCGAACTCGAACGCCTCAGGAACGAACGCGCCATTCGCGCGACGCTCGTTATCGACGTCGCCTCGGTCAAGCGCGCGATTGTCGATGCGGCCGGCTGCCTTCCCAACTTCGTGGCGACGCACCCGATGGCCGGTCGCGAGAAGAGCGGCGTGCGCGCGGCTCGCGCTGATCTCTTCGAAGCAAAGACGTGGGCGTACGTTCCCAGCGGCGATCCTCGTCTCGATTCACGGGCGCGCGCGTTCATCGCGTCGCTCGGCTCTGCGCCGCTAGCGATCGACGCCAACGAACACGATCGCATAGCTGCGCTTACCTCGCACGCGATTCAGGTTTTGGCGTGGGCTTACGCCGAGCGTGCTCGCGAGCTCAACCCTGAGCTCGTCTATGCCTTGTCGGGAACTGCCGCGCGCGAATTATTGCGCCTGGGAGAGTCTGATCGGCAGATGTGGCGCGAGATCCTCAGCGCGAACGCCGAAAACGTCGAGCCCGTCTTGCGAGCGCTGGCCTTATCGTGCGATCGAGTTGAGCGCACGCTTTAG
- the aroF gene encoding 3-deoxy-7-phosphoheptulonate synthase, translating to MTIAVYQGVDGAYSQLVIAHYLREAGLDATTVGVPSYREMATTVASLRADVGVIPIENAIGGTVREGYDLLAEFNLAPIAEVHWRTDHRLLGVPGAELRDVREVLAHPLVIAECGRFLGGLEQARAIPCEDTGVAAREVARGGNPAVAALAPPAAGVTYDLVELAANCTDDPNTYSRFLIVRSRHVNGDHPLSSHPQSKHRKTSLIFGVEEKTGSLARCLTILAERNINGDKLESKPYLGHGTERIFYIDFDGDVDDANVASAIAELKRCCRTVTVLGSYDAHAGAPIGANEHPPAAAAVAAALHARRIEPINVPAETPFPRVSRISRPEGTALRFGNVRVADGEFVIVAGPCSIESREQILETAKSVKAHGAMMLRGGAFKPRTSPYAFQGLGWEGVALLAEAGRATGLPTVSEVMTIDQVERMAEQIDVLQIGARNMQNFDLLKAVGRAGRPVLLKRGLSATIDELLAAAEYVLSEGNPNVILCERGIRTFEPATRNTLDLSAVPVLRERSHLPVFVDPSHGVGVRRWIGPLCRAAKAVGAHGLLIEVHPNPPEAKSDKDQALTFADFAGIVTELDRIPISSHQLHANGALT from the coding sequence ATGACGATTGCGGTATACCAAGGGGTCGACGGAGCCTACTCACAGCTGGTGATTGCGCACTACCTGCGCGAAGCCGGCCTCGATGCGACGACGGTGGGCGTGCCGAGTTATCGCGAAATGGCGACGACAGTCGCCAGCTTGCGCGCCGACGTGGGAGTGATTCCGATCGAAAACGCGATCGGCGGCACGGTGCGTGAAGGCTACGATCTGCTTGCGGAGTTCAATCTCGCCCCAATCGCCGAAGTGCATTGGCGCACCGATCATCGTTTGCTCGGCGTTCCTGGTGCCGAACTACGCGACGTTCGCGAAGTTCTCGCGCATCCGCTAGTCATCGCCGAATGCGGCCGCTTCTTAGGCGGCCTCGAACAAGCGCGCGCGATTCCGTGCGAAGATACGGGCGTGGCGGCGCGCGAAGTCGCACGCGGTGGAAATCCCGCGGTTGCCGCACTGGCGCCGCCGGCCGCCGGCGTGACGTACGATCTCGTCGAGCTAGCCGCCAACTGCACCGACGATCCCAACACGTACTCGCGTTTTTTGATCGTGCGCTCGCGACACGTCAACGGCGATCATCCGCTGTCGTCGCATCCGCAGAGTAAGCACCGCAAGACGTCGCTCATCTTCGGCGTGGAAGAGAAGACCGGATCGCTCGCCCGCTGCTTGACGATTCTGGCCGAGCGCAACATCAACGGCGACAAGCTGGAATCGAAGCCGTACCTCGGACACGGTACCGAGCGCATCTTTTATATCGATTTCGACGGCGACGTCGACGACGCCAACGTCGCCAGCGCTATCGCCGAGCTCAAGCGCTGCTGCAGAACGGTGACGGTGCTGGGCAGTTATGACGCGCACGCCGGTGCGCCGATCGGCGCGAACGAACATCCGCCTGCCGCGGCAGCGGTTGCAGCGGCCCTGCACGCGCGTCGCATCGAGCCGATTAACGTCCCCGCCGAGACGCCTTTTCCGCGCGTTTCGCGGATCTCGCGGCCTGAAGGCACCGCTTTACGCTTTGGGAACGTCCGCGTCGCCGACGGCGAGTTCGTGATCGTCGCGGGACCGTGCTCGATCGAATCGCGCGAACAGATTCTCGAGACGGCCAAGTCGGTCAAAGCGCACGGCGCGATGATGCTGCGCGGCGGTGCGTTCAAGCCGCGCACGAGTCCATATGCGTTTCAAGGCCTCGGATGGGAAGGCGTTGCGCTGCTGGCCGAAGCGGGCCGCGCCACGGGTTTGCCGACGGTTAGCGAAGTCATGACGATCGATCAGGTCGAGCGCATGGCCGAGCAGATCGACGTGCTGCAGATCGGCGCGCGCAACATGCAGAACTTCGACTTGCTCAAAGCGGTCGGACGCGCCGGCCGCCCGGTATTGCTCAAGCGCGGGCTCTCGGCGACCATCGACGAACTGCTCGCCGCCGCCGAATACGTGCTCTCGGAAGGCAATCCCAACGTGATTCTCTGCGAACGCGGCATCCGCACGTTCGAGCCCGCCACGCGCAACACGCTCGATCTGTCGGCCGTTCCGGTGCTGCGCGAGCGTTCGCATCTGCCGGTCTTCGTCGATCCGAGTCACGGCGTCGGCGTGCGCCGCTGGATCGGTCCGCTCTGCCGCGCAGCGAAAGCCGTCGGTGCGCACGGCCTCTTGATCGAAGTGCATCCCAATCCGCCCGAAGCCAAGAGCGACAAGGATCAAGCGCTAACGTTCGCCGATTTTGCGGGGATCGTTACCGAACTCGACCGCATCCCGATCTCCAGTCATCAACTGCACGCCAACGGCGCGCTCACGTGA
- a CDS encoding GntR family transcriptional regulator → MSQQFIVVDEAAEAPPYRQIVDQLVSAIERGDLKPGAPLPTVRQLAGDLGIAPNTVARAYAELQESGWLVSDGRRGTHVADDAPKRDRTERARALRDTVTKFVETLRQRGFTSQEVSIALRQAEGDT, encoded by the coding sequence GTGAGCCAACAGTTCATCGTCGTCGACGAGGCCGCGGAAGCTCCGCCGTACCGGCAAATCGTCGACCAGTTAGTATCCGCCATCGAACGGGGCGATTTAAAGCCGGGAGCGCCCCTTCCGACGGTGCGACAGCTGGCCGGCGATCTCGGCATCGCGCCCAACACGGTAGCGCGCGCGTATGCGGAGTTACAGGAGTCCGGCTGGCTCGTGAGCGACGGCCGCCGCGGCACGCACGTAGCCGACGACGCGCCAAAGCGCGATCGCACCGAACGAGCTCGCGCGTTACGCGACACCGTCACGAAGTTCGTGGAGACGCTGCGTCAGCGCGGCTTCACGTCGCAAGAAGTCTCGATAGCCCTTCGCCAGGCCGAGGGCGACACCTAA